The Globicephala melas chromosome 20, mGloMel1.2, whole genome shotgun sequence genome contains a region encoding:
- the GHDC gene encoding GH3 domain-containing protein isoform X1 — protein MFSPPHHLPDRFHLVFLCAGEWGGGNGFSPLPLVPVLGGLPPARSCLEMLLPLLPCLVLCLLLLPLAVLWRRRPSQDARLSWLVHLQHRVAWGALCWAAAWQRKSLVRSTLHAGQSQQRALRRCLQGAQSPRCPLRGSTDIGVFRNHLPLTKASQLQEEESGVQLLPPTSNQYRGEVSLQATLLGLAALKKTCPEVLAPEGTARVTPSSPWPYPLPWPWHALGQLGPAGAKDPRALLLEALRSPGLRALEAGTAVELLDVFLGLEADGEELAEALAAGNPGASLPRRAAELREALEQGPRGLALRLWPKLQVVVTLDAGGQAEAVAALGALWCQGLAFFSPAYAASGGAVGLSLWPEQPHGLYLLPPGGPFIELLPLKEGTREEAAPTVLLAEAQKGKEYELVLTDHTSLTRCRLGDVVQVVGAYNQCPVVRFICRLGQTLSVRGEDTGEDVFSEALGRAVGQWPGARLLDHGCVESSILDSSEGSAPHYEVFVALKGLRNLSEENRDKLDHCLQEASARYKSLRFRGSVGPARVHLVGWGAFRELRAALAACPSAPFPPEMPRVLKHRYLAQYLQRRVLS, from the exons ATGTTCTCTCCCCCGCATCACCTGCCTGACAGGTTTCACTTGGTGTTCCTGTGCGCGGGAGAGTGGGGGGGAGGAAATGggttttcccccctccccctagtGCCAGTACTTGGGGGCCTTCCTCCTGCTAGGAGCTGCTTGGagatgctgctgccgctgctgccgtGCCTCGTGCTGTGCCTCCTGCTGCTGCCGCTGGCCGTGCTCTGGCGGCGGCGGCCGTCCCAGGATGCCAGGCTGTCCTGGCTGGTCCATCTCCAGCACCGTGTGGCATGgggggccctgtgctgggcagccGCCTGGCAGCGGAAGAGCCTAGTGCGGAGCACGCTGCACGCGGGCCAGAGCCAGCAGCGGGCCCTGAGGCGGTGTCTGCAGGGAGCCCAGAGTCCCCGCTGTCCCCTCAGGGGGAGCACAG ATATAGGCGTCTTCCGGAATCATCTCCCTCTGACCAAGGCCAGCCAGCTCCAGGAGGAAGAAAGTGGAGTGCAGCTCTTGCCTCCTACCTCAAACCAGTACCGTGGGGAGGTCTCTCTGCAG GCCACCTTGCTGGGTCTGGCAGCCCTAAAGAAGACCTGCCCGGAAGTGCTGGCCCCAGAAGGCACGGCCCGTGTGACCCCTTCCTCCCCTTGGCCCTACCCGCTCCCTTGGCCTTGGCATGCCCTGGGCCAGTTGGGCCCTGCTGGAGCCAAGGACCCTAGGGCCCTGCTGCTGGAGGCACTGAGGTCCCCGGGCCTGCGGGCTCTGGAAGCTGGGACGGCGGTCGAGCTCCTAGACGTCTTCTTGGGCCTGGAGGCCGATGGCGAAGAGCTGGCTGAGGCATTAGCTGCTGGGAACCCAGGAGCATCTCTCCCCAGACGGGCAGCTGAGCTGCGGGAGGCCCTGGAGCAGGGACCCCGAGGACTGGCCCTTCGGCTCTGGCCAAAGCTTCAGGTGGTGGTGACTCTGGATGCAGGAGGCCAGGCGGAGGCTGTGGCTGCCCTGGGGGCCTTGTGGTGCCAAGGGCTAGCCTTCTTCTCACCTGCTTATGCTGCCTCTGGAG GGGCGGTGGGCCTGAGTCTGTGGCCAGAGCAGCCCCATGGCCTGTACCTTCTGCCCCCTGGAGGCCCCTTTATTGAGCTGCTCCCACTCAAGGAAGGAACCCGGGAAGAGGCTGCCCCCACCGTCCTACTGGCCGAAGCCCAGAAAGGCAAGGAGTACGAACTGGTGCTGACTGACCACACCAGCCTCACCAG GTGCCGCCTGGGTGACGTGGTCCAGGTGGTTGGTGCCTACAATCAGTGTCCAGTCGTCAGGTTCATCTGCAG GCTGGGCCAGACCCTGAGTGTTCGAGGCGAAGACACTGGTGAGGACGTGTTCTCTGAGGCCTTGGGCCGGGCGGTGGGGCAGTGGCCAGGGGCCAGGCTGTTGGACCATGGCTGTGTGGAGAGCAGCATTCTGG ATTCCTCTGAGGGTTCTGCTCCCCACTATGAGGTGTTTGTGGCACTGAAGGGGCTAAGGAACTTGTCGGAGGAAAATCGAGACAAG CTTGACCACTGCCTTCAGGAAGCCTCAGCTCGCTACAAGTCCCTGCGGTTCCGGGGCAGCGTGGGCCCTGCCCGAGTCcacctggtggggtggggggccttCAGAGAACTGCGGGCAGCCCTCGCTGCCTGCCCCtcagcccccttccctcctgagaTGCCCCGGGTCCTCAAGCACAGGTACCTGGCCCAGTACCTGCAGAGGAGGGTGCTATCCTGA
- the GHDC gene encoding GH3 domain-containing protein isoform X2 yields the protein MFSPPHHLPDRFHLVFLCAGEWGGGNGFSPLPLVPVLGGLPPARSCLEMLLPLLPCLVLCLLLLPLAVLWRRRPSQDARLSWLVHLQHRVAWGALCWAAAWQRKSLVRSTLHAGQSQQRALRRCLQGAQSPRCPLRGSTDIGVFRNHLPLTKASQLQEEESGVQLLPPTSNQYRGEVSLQATLLGLAALKKTCPEVLAPEGTARVTPSSPWPYPLPWPWHALGQLGPAGAKDPRALLLEALRSPGLRALEAGTAVELLDVFLGLEADGEELAEALAAGNPGASLPRRAAELREALEQGPRGLALRLWPKLQVVVTLDAGGQAEAVAALGALWCQGLAFFSPAYAASGGAVGLSLWPEQPHGLYLLPPGGPFIELLPLKEGTREEAAPTVLLAEAQKGKEYELVLTDHTSLTRCRLGDVVQVVGAYNQCPVVRFICRLGQTLSVRGEDTGEDVFSEALGRAVGQWPGARLLDHGCVESSILDSSEGSAPHYEVFVALKGLRNLSEENRDKPMHQAGWKCWELMLSGVTLSQPRNRSW from the exons ATGTTCTCTCCCCCGCATCACCTGCCTGACAGGTTTCACTTGGTGTTCCTGTGCGCGGGAGAGTGGGGGGGAGGAAATGggttttcccccctccccctagtGCCAGTACTTGGGGGCCTTCCTCCTGCTAGGAGCTGCTTGGagatgctgctgccgctgctgccgtGCCTCGTGCTGTGCCTCCTGCTGCTGCCGCTGGCCGTGCTCTGGCGGCGGCGGCCGTCCCAGGATGCCAGGCTGTCCTGGCTGGTCCATCTCCAGCACCGTGTGGCATGgggggccctgtgctgggcagccGCCTGGCAGCGGAAGAGCCTAGTGCGGAGCACGCTGCACGCGGGCCAGAGCCAGCAGCGGGCCCTGAGGCGGTGTCTGCAGGGAGCCCAGAGTCCCCGCTGTCCCCTCAGGGGGAGCACAG ATATAGGCGTCTTCCGGAATCATCTCCCTCTGACCAAGGCCAGCCAGCTCCAGGAGGAAGAAAGTGGAGTGCAGCTCTTGCCTCCTACCTCAAACCAGTACCGTGGGGAGGTCTCTCTGCAG GCCACCTTGCTGGGTCTGGCAGCCCTAAAGAAGACCTGCCCGGAAGTGCTGGCCCCAGAAGGCACGGCCCGTGTGACCCCTTCCTCCCCTTGGCCCTACCCGCTCCCTTGGCCTTGGCATGCCCTGGGCCAGTTGGGCCCTGCTGGAGCCAAGGACCCTAGGGCCCTGCTGCTGGAGGCACTGAGGTCCCCGGGCCTGCGGGCTCTGGAAGCTGGGACGGCGGTCGAGCTCCTAGACGTCTTCTTGGGCCTGGAGGCCGATGGCGAAGAGCTGGCTGAGGCATTAGCTGCTGGGAACCCAGGAGCATCTCTCCCCAGACGGGCAGCTGAGCTGCGGGAGGCCCTGGAGCAGGGACCCCGAGGACTGGCCCTTCGGCTCTGGCCAAAGCTTCAGGTGGTGGTGACTCTGGATGCAGGAGGCCAGGCGGAGGCTGTGGCTGCCCTGGGGGCCTTGTGGTGCCAAGGGCTAGCCTTCTTCTCACCTGCTTATGCTGCCTCTGGAG GGGCGGTGGGCCTGAGTCTGTGGCCAGAGCAGCCCCATGGCCTGTACCTTCTGCCCCCTGGAGGCCCCTTTATTGAGCTGCTCCCACTCAAGGAAGGAACCCGGGAAGAGGCTGCCCCCACCGTCCTACTGGCCGAAGCCCAGAAAGGCAAGGAGTACGAACTGGTGCTGACTGACCACACCAGCCTCACCAG GTGCCGCCTGGGTGACGTGGTCCAGGTGGTTGGTGCCTACAATCAGTGTCCAGTCGTCAGGTTCATCTGCAG GCTGGGCCAGACCCTGAGTGTTCGAGGCGAAGACACTGGTGAGGACGTGTTCTCTGAGGCCTTGGGCCGGGCGGTGGGGCAGTGGCCAGGGGCCAGGCTGTTGGACCATGGCTGTGTGGAGAGCAGCATTCTGG ATTCCTCTGAGGGTTCTGCTCCCCACTATGAGGTGTTTGTGGCACTGAAGGGGCTAAGGAACTTGTCGGAGGAAAATCGAGACAAG CCCATGCACCAGGCAGGCTGGAAGTGTTGGGAGTTAATGCTCTCAGGAGTGACCCTCAGTCAGCCAAGGAACAGGAGCTGGTGA
- the GHDC gene encoding GH3 domain-containing protein isoform X3 — translation MLLPLLPCLVLCLLLLPLAVLWRRRPSQDARLSWLVHLQHRVAWGALCWAAAWQRKSLVRSTLHAGQSQQRALRRCLQGAQSPRCPLRGSTDIGVFRNHLPLTKASQLQEEESGVQLLPPTSNQYRGEVSLQATLLGLAALKKTCPEVLAPEGTARVTPSSPWPYPLPWPWHALGQLGPAGAKDPRALLLEALRSPGLRALEAGTAVELLDVFLGLEADGEELAEALAAGNPGASLPRRAAELREALEQGPRGLALRLWPKLQVVVTLDAGGQAEAVAALGALWCQGLAFFSPAYAASGGAVGLSLWPEQPHGLYLLPPGGPFIELLPLKEGTREEAAPTVLLAEAQKGKEYELVLTDHTSLTRCRLGDVVQVVGAYNQCPVVRFICRLGQTLSVRGEDTGEDVFSEALGRAVGQWPGARLLDHGCVESSILDSSEGSAPHYEVFVALKGLRNLSEENRDKLDHCLQEASARYKSLRFRGSVGPARVHLVGWGAFRELRAALAACPSAPFPPEMPRVLKHRYLAQYLQRRVLS, via the exons atgctgctgccgctgctgccgtGCCTCGTGCTGTGCCTCCTGCTGCTGCCGCTGGCCGTGCTCTGGCGGCGGCGGCCGTCCCAGGATGCCAGGCTGTCCTGGCTGGTCCATCTCCAGCACCGTGTGGCATGgggggccctgtgctgggcagccGCCTGGCAGCGGAAGAGCCTAGTGCGGAGCACGCTGCACGCGGGCCAGAGCCAGCAGCGGGCCCTGAGGCGGTGTCTGCAGGGAGCCCAGAGTCCCCGCTGTCCCCTCAGGGGGAGCACAG ATATAGGCGTCTTCCGGAATCATCTCCCTCTGACCAAGGCCAGCCAGCTCCAGGAGGAAGAAAGTGGAGTGCAGCTCTTGCCTCCTACCTCAAACCAGTACCGTGGGGAGGTCTCTCTGCAG GCCACCTTGCTGGGTCTGGCAGCCCTAAAGAAGACCTGCCCGGAAGTGCTGGCCCCAGAAGGCACGGCCCGTGTGACCCCTTCCTCCCCTTGGCCCTACCCGCTCCCTTGGCCTTGGCATGCCCTGGGCCAGTTGGGCCCTGCTGGAGCCAAGGACCCTAGGGCCCTGCTGCTGGAGGCACTGAGGTCCCCGGGCCTGCGGGCTCTGGAAGCTGGGACGGCGGTCGAGCTCCTAGACGTCTTCTTGGGCCTGGAGGCCGATGGCGAAGAGCTGGCTGAGGCATTAGCTGCTGGGAACCCAGGAGCATCTCTCCCCAGACGGGCAGCTGAGCTGCGGGAGGCCCTGGAGCAGGGACCCCGAGGACTGGCCCTTCGGCTCTGGCCAAAGCTTCAGGTGGTGGTGACTCTGGATGCAGGAGGCCAGGCGGAGGCTGTGGCTGCCCTGGGGGCCTTGTGGTGCCAAGGGCTAGCCTTCTTCTCACCTGCTTATGCTGCCTCTGGAG GGGCGGTGGGCCTGAGTCTGTGGCCAGAGCAGCCCCATGGCCTGTACCTTCTGCCCCCTGGAGGCCCCTTTATTGAGCTGCTCCCACTCAAGGAAGGAACCCGGGAAGAGGCTGCCCCCACCGTCCTACTGGCCGAAGCCCAGAAAGGCAAGGAGTACGAACTGGTGCTGACTGACCACACCAGCCTCACCAG GTGCCGCCTGGGTGACGTGGTCCAGGTGGTTGGTGCCTACAATCAGTGTCCAGTCGTCAGGTTCATCTGCAG GCTGGGCCAGACCCTGAGTGTTCGAGGCGAAGACACTGGTGAGGACGTGTTCTCTGAGGCCTTGGGCCGGGCGGTGGGGCAGTGGCCAGGGGCCAGGCTGTTGGACCATGGCTGTGTGGAGAGCAGCATTCTGG ATTCCTCTGAGGGTTCTGCTCCCCACTATGAGGTGTTTGTGGCACTGAAGGGGCTAAGGAACTTGTCGGAGGAAAATCGAGACAAG CTTGACCACTGCCTTCAGGAAGCCTCAGCTCGCTACAAGTCCCTGCGGTTCCGGGGCAGCGTGGGCCCTGCCCGAGTCcacctggtggggtggggggccttCAGAGAACTGCGGGCAGCCCTCGCTGCCTGCCCCtcagcccccttccctcctgagaTGCCCCGGGTCCTCAAGCACAGGTACCTGGCCCAGTACCTGCAGAGGAGGGTGCTATCCTGA
- the HCRT gene encoding hypocretin neuropeptide precursor: MRATLSARSPPPQVSWATVTLLLLLLLLPPALLSPGAAAQPPPDCCRQKTCSCRLYELLHGAGNHAAGILTLGKRRPGPPGLQGRLQRLLQASGNHAAGILTMGRRAGADAAPRPCPERRCPAEATWSVAPGGRSGV, from the coding sequence ATGCGGGCGACCCTCAGCGCCCGGTCTCCGCCTCCCCAGGTCTCCTGGGCCACCGTGAcgctgctgctcctgctgctgttgctgccgcCTGCACTGCTGTCGCCCGGGGCGGCCGCGCAGCCTCCGCCCGACTGCTGCCGTCAGAAGACGTGCTCCTGCCGCCTCTACGAGCTACTGCACGGCGCGGGCAATCACGCGGCCGGCATCCTCACGCTGGGCAAGCGGCGGCCCGGGCCCCCGGGCCTCCAGGGCCGGTTGCAGCGCCTCCTGCAGGCCAGTGGCAACCACGCGGCCGGCATCCTGACCATGGGCCGCCGCGCAGGCGCAGACGCAGCGCCGCGCCCCTGCCCCGAGCGCCGGTGTCCCGCTGAGGCCACCTGGTCTGTTGCGCCCGGGGGACGGTCCGGGGTCTGA